acttaggagagagagaagtggtgagGAGTGGGAGGCATTAACCtgtggcttctcatatgtgccttcatcgGGCAAGCCCGgagatttgaaccagcgacctcagcattccaggttgatgctttatctgctgcgctaccacaggtcaggcaagttgttctagtatttttttttttttaaggttaattttgttgattttagagagagataggaacattgatctgctcctgtatgtgctctgaccggggatcaaaccagcaatgtctgtgcttcaggacaacactctaaccaaatgagttaACCAGCCAGCAGATGTTGCAATCTTAGAGTTTCTAGAAGTGATATAAACAGCTGTTGTCAGCTTAGGATGTTCCCTCTAATAGGTGTTAGTTATCAGGCCAAGCGAGCAGCTAGGACTTTTCTTGAGCCAGGGCAGTGAACGGCTAAATCTCAGCAGCTGCTGCCTGGCCAGACAGGGCTCTGACCAAACCTATTCTTGTGTCCCCTAGGTGTGTGCCCTTCGAGTCACCAGCCGCGCCCGAAGCCGCATCCTCAAGGCTGGGGGCAAGATCCTCACATTTGACCAGCTGGCCGTGGACTCCCCCAAGGGCTGTGGCACTGTCTTGCTTTCCGGTAAGCAATGCGTAGTCTCCTGTGGTGGGGTGAGCACCCAGTGTGAGTGTGGCTATGAGCTGTGAGTGCTGGCCACCTTTACCCTTCCAGGTCTGGGAGGTCGgactgcccccacccacactcccAGTTGGAAGCCCTGGAGAGGGGCTTCtggcaggagttctgggtttttCCTGATCgcccccttccttcccttggCCAGGTCCCCGCAAGGGCCGAGAAGTGTACAGGCATTTTGGCAAGGCTCCAGGAACCCCTCACAGCCACACCAAGTAAGTATAGCCCCCCAGCTCTCCCCCCAGACCCCACAGTGCAGAGCTAGGATTTGCCATGCTTccagatgcttctctttctcacacTAGTCCAGCCCAGGCCCCCTTAGGACTCCCCAtctctgccctggctggctggttggctcagtggatagagcatcagcccggtgtatgggcgtcctgggtttgattcccagtcagggcacatgagaagcaaccatctgcttctcccccttctctctcttctctcccttctcttccttctcttcctattcccttcctgcagccagtggctcagctgatttgagcatcggccccaggtaggggttgctgggtggatccccatcggggtgtatgtgagagtctgtctcactaactccctgcctcttacttaaaaaacaagaaagaactcCCCACCTTAATGTACCCACTTTTCCTTCAAGATTCAGCTGAAAGCTGTGCCCGCCTGGCGGCGAGCTCCCTGCACAGCTAGCATTGAAGGTGCAGGCTCTGGTTTAGGCTGAGTTGGCATCTCCCGGGTAGGGTGCATTAACATAGTCTCCAGCACTCAGCTTGACGTCCCCAGGTGTCACTCTTGGCTACTTCCACTGCCAGGCTTTTCCAGTGGCCCATTTGGTGTCACCACTGACCCTTTTGGGTTGGCTGAGGGAGGCCCCCTTCTGGTGTTGCTGTGCTGCCTGCCCTGTTAGAGCCAGCATCACTCCCTGAGTCAGCATGCAATGCGTCCCTGACTCTGCCTGTATGtaactcctttctcttccttgcaGACCCTACGTAAGGTCCAAGGGCCGGAAGTTCGAGCGGGCAAGAGGCCGACGGGCCAGCCGTGGCTACAAAAACTAACCCCAGATCCTATCttattaaaaagattttggaGGCTGACAGCCCTGTGTGTCTTATTGGGGGACAAGGTTGGGACAAGAGCCAGTGGGCCAGAAGGCATTTGTTTTGGGGAATTGGTGCCCTGCTGTCTCCATGGAGACCAGGCCCCGCCCGTTGTGCGGAGATGGAGTCCTCCATCCAAGGTATACGCCCACTGCAGCCTGCAGGCGCCCTCTGGCGGCCGGGCGTGTGCTCAGTTCTGCGGGGCCTCTGCACCTGTTGGACCCTCACAGCCCTCTGTTGCATAAGCCACGCCTTCTTCCCAAGAGCCAGGTGTCGGGTGTTCCCTTACCAGCTTCCCAGGATTAGCCACACCCTCCCCTCTTAAAGGCACCCTACTTCCCTCGGTGCTAGGGATATTGGGCGAGGCTTGGCCAGGGAAATGCCGACTAGATGGAGCTGTGGTGGGGAAGGGGTGTTTGGGAACGGGTGAGGTACTCCCCAGAAAGTCCGAGTCAAGCCGGCTGCTGGCCTctggtgtatgtatgtgtgctccTGGTCTGCAAACTCATCCTGGGCCCCGCACCCCAGACTTCCCCATAGCACCTGCACAGGCCCTCCCCCGTGTTTATACAAGGGGCTGGGTTCCCAGGATCCCAGGTTGAAGCCTGATGAATGAGGCCAGTCTGCCGGAAGAACTGCAGAAATAAAAGGTCTGAAGACCGAGGTTACACTGTCCTCCGGAAAAGGcaaggggaaggagggggtggagagctggctggggtaggagggagagggacCTGGCTCTATTCCTCTTCCCTTTGCAGGTCCAGTTGCTCTGTTCTGGAGGAAGGGGCTCCCGGGTGCCGGGATGAGAGCGTGGGGCTGCTGGGTTGCACACTTAGGTAGGGTCAGGAGCTTCAAATGATACAGAGTGGTCCTTGTCCTTACTCCAATAGGAATAAGTGGACCGTCAGCTAGCAGGAGATAGTGGGTTTCAGGTCAAAAGACGGCAGCTTAACTGGGGATCAGCATAAATCGGCACAGACGGTGGCCAGGCCCAGGAATGGTGGCCAGTCAGTCTGGCCCTTGGCCTAGATGGATTGTGGAGATCAGGGCCCAGTTCCACGGTAATGAACCGCCCTTGGGGGAGACATCCTCCACTGTGGTAGCCTGAGCGTGTGTGAAGGCCCAGGAACAGGGTCCTCCATCTACAGTGAAGACTGATCTAGTCCCTTGGCTGCCAAAGAACGATGCCAAGGCTGAGGGCTGGGTTGCATTCCTCAGGGTTCAGAGAGCAGGCGCCCAGGGTCAGCCAGTGAGAGCTGTGAGCTAGCCAGCcagtggccaggagaagcatctGTTGGACACAGCTGGGCATTCCACTGAATGGTCAGATGTTAAGACTGTCAGCCAGAAGTAATCGATATCTTCCAGACAATTGAACAGACTGCCAACGTGGTTCAGACGTGCTGTTGGCCAGGGGAAAATGGGTAGCCCACTCTCCCTTTGGTGAGGGACATTCAGGTGGCTGCAGCCAGGCAGACAACCTATTGCCTGGAGATGGTCAGGCAGACTGAGGGCCTTTGGCCAGGACAGATAGGTGGTCAGCCTGACCAAGCCTGAGCCAGCTGAAGAGTCAGTCAGTGAGTGCATCGTGTGGCCAGCAGGCTGTGTGCTAGAGCAGAAATGGGCAGCTGATGGGTCACAGAATTTGGGGACAGTGCCAGGTGGTCAGTCTAACCTACAAGCAGGGCCAGGCGTGGGGTCAGCCAGATCATCAGAGGCAGCAGGTGGAAAGGTCAGATGGCCAGGTAGTCACAGTGGCTGGAGGCTGGTGAGCGGGTGATCTGAGCAGCACCAGGTAGTCAGTCATTCAGGCAGTCTGATTGTCAGGAGAGTGAGCCAGGGACAGCGCAGGGAACCATTTGGGCTTTCTCGGGGCTGCCCTGGAAGTCTTGCACAGGGTCTGCCTATCAGGAGGCCTCTGGGTGGTCAGAGCCTCAGAGAGGACCAAACCCGCAGATACCAGCTTCAAGATCCTCCCATCTGAGTGGCCCAATGGCGGCGTCCCAGCTTGCAGCACTGGACGGAGTGGAGTCCGGGGCCGGAGGGCTGCCCCTGACAGAGACCAGCCCTGGCTTCCTGTATTCCGAGGGCCAGCGACTGGCGCTAGAAGCTCTGCTGAGTGAGGGCGCAGAGGCGTTCGAGGCCTGCGTGCAGCGCGAGGGGCTACGGCCCTTCCTGGGCAGGGATGAGCTCCGGGGCCTGGCGGCGGCAGCTGAGGACTGGACAGCAGTCAAGCAGGAGCCCGGCAGAGCAGCAGAGGGGACCACCGCCGCCAATGGGGACTTGGGCAGCCTGACCTACTGGCCTGGACAGTCAGAGGAGCCAGTGCCCGTGCTGCGGCTGGGCTGGCCAGAGGACTCGGGCTGGAAGGGCATCACTCGGGCGCAGCTATATACCCAACCACCTGGTGAGGGCCACCCGCCCCTCAAGGAACTAGTGCGCCAGGAAATCCAGGCTGCCTGCAAGGTGGGGGCAGGGCCTTAGGGACCTGGTGTCATTCCCGACCCAGACATTCTCACATGCTCGCTCCTAGACCTGGGAGAGCACATCCCCTGGGACCAGGGCATTCTCACCCAGGCCCTCCTGGGACTTTCTAGTCTATATCCCTGGACCCAGGAACCCACACCCCCCAGACCTCATCTTCACCCTCCCAATCCTCTCCCCAAGATCTGGAGGCCCTTAGGCATCCATGCCCCTGGGTCCTAATGATGACCCCCTCCCTGGTCTCAGTCATCTactccaccccactcccaccaCCAGGTTAGTGGTTCCTTCCTCCCACGGGGAGGGTCCCAATGTCTCCCATGCAGTCCCCCAGCCAACCTACTCTCTTTTGGGGGGAGGTAGGGAGACAGGGATGgaaagacaggaatattgagctcctctatgtgccctgactggggatcaaactggcaaccttcacACTCCGGGactatgctccaaccaaccgagctatacaGTCAGGGgttaattaacttttttcttttctctctctctctctctctttttttttttttttttgatacagagaaaggaagggagagagaggagaggggaagagaagcattcatttgttgttccactcagtcatacatTCATCGGTTGCTTcccctgtttgtgccctgaccagggggttgaacccacaaccttgtccttttggggtgatgctcttaactgactgagctaactggctgggTCCAGCCTGTTCTTTATTTAACAGATTTTGTGTTTGCTAGATCCCACGCCAAATACTTTCCCTGGGTTAATATGTAATTCTGACCAAGGCCCTGTAAGGTTGAAACTTATTAAGCCATTGAagagctggggaaactgaggcacaggagtTAAGTCTCTTGCCTGAAGTGACCAGGCAGAGACTTGAGCCAAGGCTGGCTGACCggtgagtgagggctcatcaTCACTACCTTTTTCTGCCTGCAAGAGCTGGGCTCTCAGTAGCCCCCCAGTTCCCAGAAGTCCTCAGAGCTCCTCTTGGTGACCTAGCAGGtctgccccaccccccaacaTCGAGGGCCCCTGAGGACCTAGGTGTGTAATTCCCCATGGTGTGCTGCAGAGGCACTCAGCCCACAGACCCCTGGAGCAGGGCCACCATGTAGTGTCACGGCTCAGGGGACACCATTCACCATTGCAGACATGTGATAGATAACGATTTTGTAGCAGTTAGAGGCTGAGGTCTCCAGGACGCACTGCCTTCTTCTCACTCACATGTAGGCACTGTCTGAACACCCCGCAGAAACCCGGCCCTTAAACTCTCAGCCCCCAGAGCCTCTCACCACCAAGGCCCCACTCTCTGCATGTCCCCACAAGCCTCAGGCTCTACCCACAGCCCCTTTTCCCACCCCCCAGCTGGTAGCCGTCATCATGGACATATTCACTGACCCAGACCTGCTTTTGGACCTGGTGGACGCTGCCACACATCGCTGGGTGCCTGTCTACCTGCTCCTGGACCGCCAACAGCTCCCTGCCTTCCTGACGCTGTCCCAGCAGCTGGGGGTGAACCCATGGGCCACTGAGGTAGGAGCCTAGCTAAAGGGACCTCTGAGTCCCCATTCCCCTGgtgctggggacagaggagaCACACCCATCTATGAGGTCCTGGGTCATCAGGACGGGTCCGCTGAGATCCTAAGCCCGTGCATGGGGGGAAGCAGGGTGGGCCTCTCCACGTGGGTCCCTCTGAGTTGGGAGAATCCCCGAGACACCCGAGGCCCAAGATTGGTAGGTAGCTCTGGGGAAGCTGGGACAGACCCTCTACAAAGTCATGGGCACCTGAGGTAGGATCAGCCTAGAAAGGTCCCCAGGTGGAGGTCTGTGAGATCAGCCTGAGCAAGGGTGTGTCCCCATCCTCCCAGAACCTAGACATCCGCGTCGTGCGGGGCTGCAGTTTCCAGAGCCGCTGGCGGCAGCAGGTGACCGGCAAGGTGCGGGAGAAGTTTGTGCTGCTGGACGGCGAGAGGGTCATCTCAGGATCCTACAGGTATAGCCCTGTCCCctatccccacctctccctcagcATACTCAGAGAGTAGTTGGATCTCCTTTCCAAACACtcattcctcatctgtgaaatgggtctaAATACCCCACCAGGAGAAGGGGCGTTATTGGCAGAATGGGTTTGGGGTTGGACCAGGCCTGCCtggtgctggccctggccctacTGCTGGCCTGTTTAATGGCCTGGGGTAAGTCTTCATCTCCCtgacctgttttctcatctggaaaatgggccTGCAGTTTGTATAGGGGACTTTCAAAACGAGGagaacctgggccctggccggttggctcagcggtagagcgtcggcctggcgtgcagaagtcccgggttcgattcccggccagggcacacaggagaggtgcccatctgcttctccacccctccccctctccttcctctctgtctctctcttcccttcccgcagcgaggctccattggagcaaagatggcccaggcgctggggatggctccttggcctctgccccaggcgctagagtggctctggtcgcaatgagcggcgccctggaggggcagagcatcaccccctggtgggcagagcgttgcccctggtgggcgtgctgggtggatcccggtcgggcgcatgtgggagtctgtctatctctccctgtttccagcttcagaaaaatacaaaaaaaaacccccaaaacaaacaaacaaacaaaaaaaacgaggAGAACCTGGATGGGTGGTCCAGCTCTGGACCCTCAGAGTATCTGGAAAGAGTTGAGACCTGGTGTGCAGATGGCCCAGTCCTCAGACCGTCTGAtgtcccttctctgctctctttggGGTCCAAATGACTCTGGACCCTGACTCTGCAACTTCTTAGCTCTGACACTGGCCTCCCCACAGCATGGGGAGCAGGGGAGCGGGGATCTGGGCCCAGACAGCCTTGGTTCAAGCCCTAACTCTGCcagttactagctgtgtgactttaggtaACTGACTTCCCCTCTGTGTGCCCTTGCACACAGAGAATGATAGGGTTAGTGACTTTAGAGCAAGGTTTTATGACACAGATACTACTCACATTTGGGGGCCAGATGACTGTGTCCTGCGGGGCTTTCCTGAGTATTGTGGGATGGTGGGCTGCACCCCTGGCCTCCAGTAGGTGTCGGCAGCATCCCCTTCCCCAGTTACAGCAACCCtaaatgtctccagacactggAATGCGCCCCCCGGGGGGCAGAAGTGCCCAGGCCAGGCCTGTGGCCTAAGACCGGTGCTTTTAGCCTTGAGCCTGCAACAGACTCGGCCCGAGGACTCGTCAAAACCCAGATTCCTGGGCCCCTCCCCCATTCAGCTGACCTGGGATGGGGCCCGCAGATGGGCATTTCTAGCAAGTTCCTGGATGCTGCTGGCGTTGCTGGTCTGGGGCCACCTCTAGGGTCAGGACTGAAAGGTTTCAGGGATTCAACCTTCCCAGCCTCGCATGAAGGTTCAGCGAGATAATGGGGCCACCATATGACCAGAAATGCTCCATAAACATCAGCAGTCATGTATTCATATGATCATTTTTGCCATATTTTATCGACTCTAAGGCACCACTGATGAAAGGAAGCATCTTGAACAAAATGTGAAAAGACACATGTCTTAGAACCAATGAAATACAGTAGCACAGTCAGACCCACCAGGCACGGTCCCCGCCTCTAAATCAGGCCTTGGGATACTTCGTGGAGCCCTGGGCTCCTGGTGGACAGCCCTAGAATGGATGAAGCCAGCGCCACAAGGGGTTGTCTAGGGCCTCTGGCCATTtaatggagggagggggaggagacagggGGCACAAGCGGCAACAGAGCCTGGAGACCAGTCCCAGGCCATGCCCTCCATGCTGGTCACAGCCAGCCAAGCAGCAGCACGCCTGGTGCCAGGCAGGTGATGGCCCCCGCCATCCGGCTGCCTGTGAGGTGGGGGGCCCTGTTACACAGGTGACCATAGCAGCAGTTGGATGTGAGGCTGTAGGTGACGCCCTGGTAGGTGACAGGCTCTTCGTGGCCACACCAGCTGGACTCCACGCAGCCTTTATTGATGATGGGGCTGAGGCCTGGAGCTATCCCTTGGCCCGTGAAGCAGTCCTCGTCGTCACCGCAGCTCATGAGGAGGCCGGGGCAGTTTGAAGAGTCGGTCAGCTCACAGAAGATGCAGCTCTTGATGCCTGTTGCGCCCGGCGGCAGAGCCATCACCAGAAGCAGCAGCCAGCCGAGGACCATGGTGGCCTGGCGGCGGTGACAGTGCCCAAGCCAGGCCGTGGGCTTGGGTGTCCCGGCACAGCTGACTGACACCCTCACGCCCACAAGACTTTTGCCACTGGTTCTGTACTCCCACAGTCACACTTGTGTGTCCTTAGTTCCCTGCACTCCACGTCCCTCTCAGGAGCCCCACTGGGATAGAGGGTCTTTGTGCAGAATGGGGTGACCTCACAGACCCCTCAGGGTTCCCACTGGCTGCTCCCAGGGTGAGgtcagaggtgggggaggggtgttaCAATCTGAGGGGCAGGCTGGGCTGCTGACCTGCCAGGGAATGAGGACACCAGCACCCTGCTGAGGTAAGAAGTCTTGGCTGACACTCGCAGGGTGCTGGGCACTGCACCTGCCGAGTGGCCCCGGTGAGCCTGTTTTTCAGATGGGCAAACCGAGTCTCAGGACAAGAAAGTGACATATCCAAGGCTCCAGAGCCAGGATTAGAGCCCAGGCTTATTTAATTCCAGAGCGGGTattttattgagcacccactgtgGGGAAGGCCAGTGCTGGAGGCTACAAACAAGCACTGTGATTTCAGGAGTCGGAAGGGCCCGGCTCACCACAGCTCGACGGCGGCAACACTGGGCACCGTGCGGGAGCTCGCCCAGGTTCTCCCACACCCATTGCCCTGCGCCTTAGCTCCGTTGTcgagatgagcaaacaggcacaCGGCGCTGGCTCAGCCAGTGCTTAATAAATAGGGGTCGTTATAGGAAGCAGCTGAATCTTAAAACAGTCCCTATGGATGTCAAAATGAACCCTGTCTCTTtccagagggggaaactgaggcatcccTCAGTGGGGATGGGCAGAACCCAGGTTTAAATCTAATTCTGATCCCAGATGTATGTTCTCGTGGGGTAGGTACCTTTGTGGTTCACACTCTAGAGCCAGAGGGTGGCAGGACTTCCCTGAAGTCATAGTCACACAGCCTGCCCTGTGACCGGGTTGGGGACAAGTGATATGGGCCCAGCTGGGTCTCTGGGGCTGTGTAGAGGTCCTGACCTCATTTTCCATGCCACCCAGCTTCACATGGAGCGACTCGCGCCTTCACCGTGGCCTGGTGACCCTGCTGACCGGCGAGATCGCTGACGCCTTCAGCCGTGAGTTCCGGACACTGTATGCAGCCTCCTGGCCGCTCCCACCGGCACCCACTCCGGGCCCCTTTGTCAGCACCCTGGGGGGGCTGCGGCTGGCCCACAGCCCGCACTCTGTGGCCCGCCGCCTCTCCGTGGCCCCTGTGTCACCGCCGCTGCCTGACGTGTCTCCCCTGGCCCAACGCCTGGCTGCCTGCCGAGTCTTCGATAAGGACAGGCAGGAGACCCTGGCCATTCCTGGGCCAGCGCTTAGTGACATTCTGAGGAGCATTCAGCATGCCCGGACCCCCAGCGGCCCTCCAGCTCGGCCCAGCAGATCCCTATGGGACCTGAGCCGCCTGTCCCAACTGTCAGGCTCCAGTGACGGTGACAACGAGGTAAGAGCTGGTGGCTGGCCTAAGAATGAGAAtggctagaagagagtggaggcCACTGAGGCCCAGAATGGGGATGGTGTTTGTCCACGGTTAAGCAGTTAGGGTCAAGGGCCTAAGTCTGTTTTCtgagggcctactatgtgcctggccccagggcaggggtggggaagcCACTCTGCTCACCCGAGTTAGTAATCGCACTGTCTGATTCCTGTCCCCACACTGTGtgcggggcaggggagtgctggGTGACAGGGAGCGAAGACCTCAAAAGCCCTGAGTGTGAATCCTGCCATGATAGACCAACTGTGAGGACCCGGCGGGTGGGGACCTGCCTTCTCTGAACCTCCATGCTCTCATCTAGGAAATGGGCTGAGTGGTTGCTTCATCCTTGGTTTGGTTGGGAGGAGGAATCAATAGAGTGAAGCAGAATAACAATCATTCTTTTAATAAGTCCCCCAAATGGAATTTATTTCATGACATCCCCTCCCCAGGTCAGTGAGGCTAGATGCTTATCATGCTCATCTTTGTGGATAAGAAAGCTGAGGCCCCGAGAGGTGCAGTGACTTGCCTAAGTGGAAACGATGGTCCTTTGTGGGCACCTTCCCATGTGCCAGGCCCCATGCCAAGTGCTTTCACAGAAGTGGTTAAATTTTACCTTTGCCATAATCCTAGGAGGTGGAAGTTATTATAGCTCTTCATCCACCCATttcacagaaggggaaactgagtcccaggGAGGATTGGAACTCAGCCCTGGTGGCCTCCCAGGTGGGGCTTTGAAATTCTCCGTGTGCTGGCTTCCTAGATTCTAGTGTCGTGAGCTCAGAGGGGGCCCTTCTCCCCATCAGCTGCCCAGACACCAGGGTTTCCACAGGACCTGACCAGTTAGTTCTCAGTGTCCTTGGCTATAAAGTGGGCTGTTGAGAGGGCAAGACCAGAGCCATGTGGGAGAAACAGGCAGACTCCCCCTGGATGCAGGCTGACCTGGGGAAGTCCCTCTGTGAGCTGtgccctctctaagcctcagtttccccatctgctaAGTGGGAACTGGAGGCCTGTCCCAATCGCCTCCTTTGGTCCCGGGAGAAGGAGGATGGGCAGGACCAGGCCAAGGTCCTCGCCTCCACCTGGTCCTCGGCCGCCCTCGCCCAGCATCGCCTCCCTTGGCAAATATTTGCTAAAcaattcccccaccccccaggcagcTACTGgctacttcctgttcctcctcaaCCACAAAGCTGCAGGGGGGACACTCCTTGCACCCTCCCCTCTGGGGGTCGCAGGCCTCCCTGCTGACTTCCCTCCTGGTTCTGGACCTCCCCCCACCTTGGAGCACACCCCATTCCCTCACCACCCCCTTCGgtgtcccctccttcctccttcccttttctgttttcctcactTCCTCCCAGCTTTGCCCTCACCATCCTCTCTTTCCATCCACAGCTCAAGAAATCCTGGGGCCCCAAGGACACCCCTGCCAGAGCCCTGATGAGGCAGCGGGGCACTGGGGGGGGCCCCAGGGGCGAGACGGACCCCCGTCCGCGGGCCGGGTCCCAGCCTTGGTGTGGCCCGCTGCCGCTCCTCCCTGCCCGCCGCCTCCGCTACATGTCCCCAACACGGACAAGGTTTAGTGACAATGTTGCACCCAACCCCCCGGAACCCAGAGGTGGCCGTCATCCAGACTGGGCCACCCGGGCAGGACACAGGGGGCGACCCTGACAGGAGGCAAAGCCATACTGGGCTGGCCAGGCCCAGGAGAGTTGGACAACCGTCTGCTTGGAGCCCCAGCCTCGCTGCTGTGCCCCTGGCCCCAGTCTGGGAAGCAGGCGGGATTTCCCCCCACATATTCTAGAACATGGGTAGTCTAGAAAACGGGCAGAATGTCTCAGTGAGCTGGGATTCTAGTACAGCGCGGTTTGTTCCGGCCACGTCAGAGTGTCTCTGAGGGGAGGCCTGGCTGAGGGGACCCATCCTGGGTGTGTGGACCCAGGAGTCCCTGGGACCCACCTGCTCAGGTGTGTGGGTCAGCTGAGCTTGGCCAAGGGGAGGACAGTCCCGAGTCCAGGGAGTGGAGCTGAGTAACGAGGGACTGGAGATGGGTGGGGACACACCTGCTGGGCTCAGGGCCCTGAAGAGGGACAGTCAGGCAGCTGCTGGGACAGTTTTGTGTGTGGTAAGGGAGGAGTTGTTGGGGTTCCTTTGACCTATGCTCATAATAAACCTGTTTCATGCCAGAAACTTGCATTTCCACAGCCTATCAGGAGACCCAGCAGTCCAGCCTCAGCCCCCGCCTCCCTCAAACCCAGGGGTTCTGGTCCCTAGTCCCCTTCTAAGGACTCAggagtcctggccacagcacccTGGCCCTGCAGTCAGGTGCCCAGCACTGCAGGGCTTCTGAGCCACCGACCCCATCAGCCTGCCAGGCGGGGAAAGGGACCTTGCCCTCTGCAGGCCCCGTTCCCCACCCAGCCTCCGCCCACCCTCGTGCGCGCCCCCTGCCGCCCGCCTGCTGCACCGAGGAGCCAGGGCAGGACTGATAATGTTTATTCTCAGGGTCACGG
The Saccopteryx bilineata isolate mSacBil1 chromosome 3, mSacBil1_pri_phased_curated, whole genome shotgun sequence DNA segment above includes these coding regions:
- the FAM83E gene encoding protein FAM83E, which translates into the protein MAASQLAALDGVESGAGGLPLTETSPGFLYSEGQRLALEALLSEGAEAFEACVQREGLRPFLGRDELRGLAAAAEDWTAVKQEPGRAAEGTTAANGDLGSLTYWPGQSEEPVPVLRLGWPEDSGWKGITRAQLYTQPPGEGHPPLKELVRQEIQAACKLVAVIMDIFTDPDLLLDLVDAATHRWVPVYLLLDRQQLPAFLTLSQQLGVNPWATENLDIRVVRGCSFQSRWRQQVTGKVREKFVLLDGERVISGSYSFTWSDSRLHRGLVTLLTGEIADAFSREFRTLYAASWPLPPAPTPGPFVSTLGGLRLAHSPHSVARRLSVAPVSPPLPDVSPLAQRLAACRVFDKDRQETLAIPGPALSDILRSIQHARTPSGPPARPSRSLWDLSRLSQLSGSSDGDNELKKSWGPKDTPARALMRQRGTGGGPRGETDPRPRAGSQPWCGPLPLLPARRLRYMSPTRTRFSDNVAPNPPEPRGGRHPDWATRAGHRGRP
- the SPACA4 gene encoding sperm acrosome membrane-associated protein 4 gives rise to the protein MVLGWLLLLVMALPPGATGIKSCIFCELTDSSNCPGLLMSCGDDEDCFTGQGIAPGLSPIINKGCVESSWCGHEEPVTYQGVTYSLTSNCCYGHLCNRAPHLTGSRMAGAITCLAPGVLLLGWL